CGCCGCTCGCGCGGCGTGACGGCCGTCCATCGTGAAGTGCCCGCCTATCGGCAACACCGCCAGCTGCGGACGGTAGAGTTCGCCGATCAGCGTCATGTCGCCGAACAACGCGGTATCGCCGGCAAAGTAGACCGATCGCCCGTCCTCCAGGACGATCACGTATCCCACCGGGATGCCGGCGTTTTCAATACGGTCGCCCACACGCAGCGAGGTCGTGTGCTTGGCCTCCACCATGCTGACCGACACTCCGCCCACCGCGACCGTACCGCCGAGATTCATTCCGACCGCACGCTCTTCCGGCAGTCCCAACTCGGCTAGCGCCCAGACGGCTTCGAGCACCGCCACAACCCTGGCCCCGGGGTTGGCGGCGGCGGTGGAGAGCAGATCGGCGACGTGATCGTCGTGTCCATGCGTGATGAGGATCGCGTCGATTCCTTCCTGGACGTGCTCGTCGGCCGGGCAGGTGGGATTGCCGGCCAGCCAGGGGTCGATCAGGATCGACCGGCCCTCGGGCGAAGTGAGACGAAACGTTCCGTGGCCAAGCCACTTCAAACGTGCAGAGTCCATGTTGCTAGTCCGGCGCCAATCGGGGAACGCGCACCAATACCATTAGAAAGTAGCCGTTTCCAGCAGAACCAAGCTCGATTCTTCCCGGCCGCCGGGGAACGCCATGCACACCTGGCTTGAATCAGAACACCGCATGCACTTGACCGGCGGTGACTCCAACCGCCGCGTGCAGGTGCTGGTGGCGTTGGCGATGGCCCTGCTGGTGGCGCTGCAGGCCCAGGAACTGAACATCTTCACGGTGACCCTTGTTGGCGGTTTCGTTGTCTGGATCCTCACCCTGGTGATCCGGCGCAACGTCGAAGTGGTTTTCGACCGCCAGTTCAAGATCGTCGTCATCCGCCAACACGACCTTTTCGGTTGGTTTTCGTTTCGCGACGAGGTCTTTGAGTTCTCGCAGCTGGAGGCGATTCCGGTGGTCTCGCGGCGGCGCTACGTGGCATTCGGGGCCGAGACCCTGTGGTTGCTGGGAATCAAATTCTTCGCTGAGGATTTCATCGCGGTCGGCACCGTGCACGGCGAGGCGCGGCAGATCGAAGACGTGCTGGCCGAAATCGGTCAGTTCCTCAACCAGCCGCTGGCCCAGGATTCTTTCGAAGCCGGATCGCGGCTGAATTCAGGACCGCAGAGCCTGGTTGCCGAGATTCTTGATTCGGAAGCTACCGTTCGGCTCGGTCAGGCCGCCTGCCTGGCGATGATCCTGCTCTCGCTCTACGCCGCCCCAGGAATGGCCATTTACTACCTGATCGCACTGGTGCTGGGGACCTGGTTCGACTGGTTGGCGCGGCGCTCCGATCGAGCCTGAGCAAGGCAAATTAGAAACGATTCGTTGACCGGCCCGATCGCCGTTCAGGGCCCGCATTGCGATGCGGGTGCTGGCGACAACCGCTTTCGCCCGCACTCAAAGTTCTACCGCAGCGGCTCACTCGGAGCGGACAGTGAGAGGGGTTTGAATCGCCGCTGGATCGACCCAATCGCTGGATCTCGCCGAATCGGCAGAATTCCCAGCCAAATGGTTCTCGACAAGTGAGTCCAAAGCTCGGACGCTGGACGGGGGTCGGCGTAGTCGTAGCACTTATCCTGGTTACCACCGCTCTCACCACGCTGGTCAATCAGGCCTTCTTCGCGCCAACCGATGCCGGTGCGGCCGCACCCCCACAGGTCGATTCGCTTCCCGATTCCGGGCATGCCGAAGACGATCCCCGAGCGGTTGAAGCAGCGGCGGACCCGGTTGCGACTGAACCAAGCGCCCCGACAGCTGCTTCGGGCTTGACCGCCGCGGCGGATGCGACGGCAGACTCCGGTGAATCCGGAATCGCCATGGGGGCAGCCGGTGATGAGGAGTCCGACGCAATGGAACCGGAGCCGGGCGCCGGTGAGATTGCACCCAGCATCGGGACGGCCGATGCCGGTCGCTCCCACCCCTCCCATACCGAATCGCCGGAACCTGCGCCGACGCTGTGCGTGGTCGCCGACGGGGATCCAGAAAAGCTGTATTGGAAATTCGTCGAGTTTCACGCCGAACGGGCAGCCGATATCGTCGGCGTGCATCTGGATTACGCGACCCACCCTGAAGCCGCCGCAAGGGTTCAGGCGATTGAGGAGTGCGTCCGGAGCGGCGCGCCGATGATCCTGGCCACCCTGGCCGACCCCCAAGAAATCGTTCCGGCGATGCGCGCGGCGGCCGAACTGGGCGTGCGGATCGCCAGTTTCGGCGCGGGGGCCGAGCACGCGGACGATGCCGGTTCGCTAATCCACGTCTCGATTGACGACGCGGCGGCCGCTCGCCGCGCGGCCGATCAATTCACCTCCGCCGGAGTGTCCGGTGCAGTGCTCTGCTTGATCCCCAACGGCGTCGAAGAGTCTCGCCGTCACATCTGCGATGAACTCCGATTGACTTTCACGGGCGGAGCAGTCGATGCGCATCAGCTCGCCGCAACCGATCCGGGCAGGCAGATTGAGGATTTGTTGGCGGCCGCGCCGCAAACTGCCGGACTGCTGGTGCTTGAGGCCGATCTTCTGCCGCACGCAATTGAGGCGATGGCCAACGCCCAAATCGCGCCCGTGCTGGGTTCGATCGGCGAATTCCCGTTAAACAAGCTCCCGTTTGACCAGCGCGATCAGATAGCTTTCACGGTGATGGACCTAGCCCGATTCGAGATTTTGTTGGCCGCCGCCGCACTGCGGCTGATGCACACCTACCACCCGAACGCTAGGTTTTTCGAAGGGGCCATGATTTTCGAAGGCCAACCGAACGTCCACACCGGCGGGCCGCGCGGTGGCCACGAAAGACCAGCCAGCGGCGTGGAACCCGCACCAGGAAGCGACGGCCACGACCACAGCCACGACCACGTTGACGGGGAGGGTGGCGAAGACCACCACTGAACCGCAACCCCGGCTCTTGAGAAACGGTGGCGGCGGTCGCTTGAGTTCCGGCCTGAGCCGGGGATGGGCTGGCTAGCCGGGCCGGCGCAGCGCGGAAACAACCCTGGGTGGCGATATCGGCAAATCGCGGAGCCGCTTTCCGGTCGCGCGCGCGACCGCATCGGCCGCGGCTGCCGGCGCGGCCACGATCGGCGCCTCGCCGACACCGCGCACCCCGAACGGGTGCGCTGGGTTTGGGACCTCGACGATGATGGCCTCGATAAGGGGAAGGTCCAGCGCGGTCGGCGTGCGGTAGTCGAGCAATGAATCGTTGGCCATCACGCCTGAATCGTCGTACCAGTACTCCTCCAGCAGGGCCCAACCGGCACCCTGGGCGACTGCGCCCTGCATCTGCCCTTCCACGTATGGCGGGTAAATCGCCCGACCGGCGTCCTGGGCCACCGTCCAACGCAGCACGTCGCACTTGCCGGTCTCCAGATCCACCTCGACGTCACAGGCATGGATCGCGTACGAGGGCGCTTTCACCGTGGGGGCCACCGTGGCGGTGGCGGTCGGCAACTGGCCGGCGGCGGCCAGTTGGGCGGCCGCGTCGGAAAATTCAATTCGCCGGTCGGACTCTGAAAACACCCCGTCGGAAAATTCGACATTCTCCGGGTCGGCGCCCCAGAGTTCGGCCAGTCTTTCTCTCATTTCGGCGACCAGGTTCCGTCCGGCCAGGATGGCCGCTTGCCCGGTCACGTTGGTGGTCCGCGAACCACCGGTCGAGTGGTTGAATCCCACCGAGTCGGTGTCGACGACCACCGGCTGGATGGTACTGACGTCGACCCCCAGTACTTCGGCCAGCTGCAAAGCGATCGAAGTCCGCGAACCGCCGATATCCACCGAACCCTCGGTCAACGTGACTGAGCCGTCGGCGTGCAGGCGCAGGTCAAGCGAGGACTCGAAGGTGTTGTTGCGCCACATGCCGCTGGCAAACCCGCGCCCGCGGGCCTTGCCCGGACCGCTCGGCTCGCCAAGGGGGCTCTGCCAGTGGTCGCTCTGCTCGATCGCATCAAGGCATTCGACATTGCCCGAAATCGGCAGCGCGGTGCCGTCGGCGCGCCAGGCGCCGGCCACGGCGGCGTTGCGGCGCCGCAATTCGAGCGGGTCGATGCCGAGCGCGTCCCCGATCTCGTTCATCAGCGTTTCGACCGCAAAGCTCGTCAGCGGGGCGCCGGGGGCGCGGTAGGCGTGGACGTGCGGCTTGTTCACCAGCACCTCCCAGCCCTCGATTTCCACGTTCTCCAGCCAGTAGGGCCCGAAGGCCATCAGCATCGCCTGGAAGAGCGGCGATCCGGGGTGCATCCCGGACTCGAGCACCACTTCGGCGCGGGCCGCGGTTATCACTCCCTGGTCGTCGACCCCGACCTTCACCTTCGTGCGGCTGGCCGAGGTCGGACCGGTGGCCCGCAGGACGTCCGAACGGCTCATCGTCATCTTCACCGGACGGGCGCACTTGCGCGCCAGCAAAGCCGCCGGCAGCTCGAGGTAGGAGGTAAGTTTTCCGCCGAAACCGCCGCCGATCTCCATGGGGTGGACCCGGATGCGGGCCGGCGAAAGATCCAGCAGCTCGGCTAGCTCGGCGCGGATCGCGAACGCCCCCTGCGACGAGCACCAGACTTCCAGTTGACCGTCTTCAAGCCAACGCGCGGTGGCGTTGTGCGGTTCGATGTAACCCTGATGGACGGTGGCGGTCGAGTACTCGCGCTCCAAGACCAGGCTGGCGGCATCGAAACCGGCTTCCGGGTCGCCCTGGCCAACCAACGAATGGACCGCCAAGTTGGAGGGTTGTTCGTCCTGGCGGCCGTCGTGGTCGGTGTAGACGTCTGGCTGAATCAACGGCGCCCCCGGAGCCATTGCCTCTGCCGCCGACATCAGCGGCGGCAGCAATTCGAATTCGACGTTTATCAGGCGTGTCGCAAACTCGGCGGTGTGCGGATCAGTGGCCGCCACGGCCGCGATTGCGTGCCCGTCGTAGAGAACCTTTTCGCGCGCCAGCATGTTCTGCGACTTGTAGGAAATGCGGGCGTCGATCCCTTCCCCCAGTTCGGCCAGGTGGTCGTCGATCTGAGGGAGGTCGGAGGCCGAGGCGACCGCCAGCACGCCGGGCAGGGACAACGCCTCGGAGAAATCTATCGACACGATCCGGGCGTGGGCGTGCGGGGAGCGCAACATTGCCCCGTAGGCCAGGTTGCCGGGAAATACGTCCGCGCCGTAGCAGGCGCGACCGGTCACCTTGTCGACGCCGTCGTGGCGTACCGGACTGGTCCCGATCGACTTGAATCCGGTCGTCGCTCCTTCTTTCGGTCGTCCCGTGACCACTGCCATTGACAATTTCCCCTGAATTCGATCGCGGCCCGGCCGCGCGGGTCTATGCTGACCAATTTTGCTGTCCGACGGTACCGGTTCGCCCGGCCCTATCGCATTCGCCGGATCAGTCTCCGGTAACGACTACTGGCTCGCGGACTCCGTCAACCTGCGCACAACTTCATCGTGGAGCCGACCATTGGTGGCAATCTGGGGGCCCGCCGCACGGTCGCCGGTCCCATCCGCATCGGTGAATCGGCCACCCGATTCCTCGACTATCGGGATCAGCGCGGCCACGTCCCACGGGCTCAGGTCGGCGCCATCGATCATCACGTCCGCCGAACCCTCCGCCACGAGGCAGAACCCCCAGAAATCGCCGAACGCCCGCACCCGCCAGGCAACGTCGAGCAGGCCCCGCGCACCGGGCCAGCAATCGAGCGTCGCGACAATGTCGCCGCAGGAGACCTGTGCCTCGGCGAGGTTGTCAACCGAAGACACTTGGATTTGCTCAATTTCGTCATGGATCTGCCCGCCGGCAGAACCGCGGAAGGCGCCCAATCCGCGGCCCGCCCACCACCGCGTTCCCAGCGCCGGCGCAGAGACTACGCCGACCTCTTTGGTTCCGCCCCGTTCAAAAGCGATCAGGGTAGCCCAGACCGGGATTCCGCGCATGTAGCTGTGGGTGCCGTCGATCGGATCCAGAATCCACCGCGCCGACGAATCCCGGGCCGCGGAATCGTCACCTTCTTCTTCCCCTAGGACGGCGTGCTCCGGGAAACGCTCGGCAATGCGGGCGCGCATCACCGCTTCGGCCTCCACGTCGGCGGGCGTCACGAAGCTGCCGTCCGACTTGCGCGCAATTTCCTGATCGCCGCGGTAGGTCCGCATTGCGATCGCGTCGGCGCAATCGGCAAGTTCGAGCGCGAATGCAAGGATTTCGGCGGTCGAAGTCATTTATCGGGGAAGAGCTCCTGGCGGTCGGCGCCGCAGTAAGCCGCGGCTCCCGAATTCCGGAAAGTCGAGCGCGCCGTCAATCGCCGACGCCGGTCACGTAGAAAGGACTGGTCCAGGCGCAGTTGCAGTCGGACTGGACGATCCGCAGATGGTAGCCGCCGTCGCAAAGATCGGCCGGATCGATCTCCCAGTCGAATTCGACCAGCTCGGGGCCGCCGGACGTGACCCTTTCGATCTGCACCCGACGCTCTATCTCCCCGACCGCGTGGGTATGAACGCAATCTCCCATCCGGTCCAGGTCCAATTCGAATTGGACGCCGCCGGCATCGAATTCGAGCAGGCCGCCGGTATCGGCAAGTTCGAGTTCGACCCCGTCCATGTCGCCCTCGGTGACCGAGGTCCACCTGACCTGGTTTCCGTCGCTGCAATCGATGCCCTCAGCCGGGTGGTCGAAACCCACCCCTTCCACCGAAAGGATCCGGTTCGCCGCCACGCGGGCGCGGCCCGACCAAAGCACCGAGCGGCGGCGGCCGCGGCTGGCGGCGCCGCACCAGGTGACGCGCAGCCGTTTCGAATCGGCGCTGCGGCGCGGCCGCAGCGACTCGAGCGGCTCCCAGTCGCGCAAGAGATCAATGCGCTGGATCGGCGCGGTGCCGTCCACGAACCCGGCAATCGACAAAGGAACGCCCGGAGCCAGCGGCACGTCGGCACCGATCGGGTGGCTATTGGCGTCGGCCGAAACCAGGATTCTGACCCCGGTCGTGCCGTAGCAGCGGCGCTCGCGCAGGGCCTCAAAAATCGCCTCGCGCGATAGCTCGTCGGTCACCACCGCGGCCAGTCCGCCGGTGACGCCGAGCCCGTCCTCGCCGGCTTTCACCGCCGGTCGCGCCGCCCCGGGACGACCGACGTGCACGTCGCTGCCGCACAGATAACCGACTTTGAGCCCGCGCGCGCGGGCGTCGCGGCCCAGCCATTCAAACGTGCCGTGCGCCGAGTGCAGCTCGACGACCGGCTCCAGCGACGGGTCGTGAAAGTCCAGATTGGCGTAGCGCCCGCCGACGTGGGGGACCAGCAGCACGTCCCTTCGCCCGGCGAGCAGTTCGTGCAGTTCGCTGACCGGGCAGGCATCGCCGGCGGCGTCGTCGACTTCGCGCAGCAGGGCGTGCGAGGACCGGTGCAGGGGGCCGGAATCGGCCAGGAAATGGACGTTGCGGTCGCCGCCGGTGGTGGTGTTGCCCGACCACTCCCAGCCGAAGAACGGCACGAAGCGTCCGGGCTGGTGCAGCGCCGCGGTCAGCTGGCCCAGCCGGGCCAGGAACTCGTTGGTTATCTGGAAGTCGTTGGCCTGGTGGCCGACGAATTCGACAAAGGCGTCATCGCGCGCAAACCGGAAGTAATCGGCCGCATCCAGGGTGCCCACCGATTCGCGGCTCTGCCCGTGCATGTCGCCCCAGCGGACCCGCCGACCCCGCGGAAGGCTCTCCAGGACGTGCACCGGGTTCGAGCGCGCCGGGGGCAGCCCGGGCGAACTGGCGCGGAACCTGAGCGTCCCGGCGGCAGGCACCGAGATGCCGCTGACCACCTTCGCGCCCGCGTCGGCGGGGGTGAATTCGATCTCGGCGGGAAGTCCCCGGACCGGCGAATCGGCGGCAATTTCGACCCTGGCGCTGGCCTGCTCGTCGCTGTTGCCCCACTTGTCCACCAGCCGCACGTGCAAAGCGATTGCTTCGCCGCACAGGAACTGCGATCCGCAGCGCAATTCGATCGCGCTGGCGAGATCGCCGAAGACGCCCAGGTAGGGGTGATCGGCGACCGGGAAATAGCGCTGGGCGCCGAAGGGGTCGGCCAGAACCTGGAACTCGGATTGGGGTTCGCGGAAAGTCTGTGCGCGCCGGCCCGGTCCTCCGCCCGAGCGGTCGCCGTAGGTGACCACCACCCGTTCGCCGGGCCGCAGCGAGCCGTTGGCGATCGTCACCTGCAGGGTGCGGCGGAACGGGCGCTCATTCAAGGTCTCAAACCAGGCCAGTTCGACCTCCGCGTCCCCGTCGGTCTCGGCGGTGGTGTACCCCGAGTCGGCGGGACGATCGAATTGCGGCCGCTCCCAGTCGCACACCTGGCGCTCGCAGATCCGGATGTGGGCGCCGTCGTCCATTCCCGCCCTGCCGCAGACGAACGTGACGCGCCAGGTGCCGAACGTGCCGGCGGCCACCGGTTCGCGGGGATCTATCCAGGCGCGGCCCAGCAATTCGCTGTCGAACGGGGCGATGATTCCGGAGAACGGGCGCGAGGCCGCGTCTGCCGGTCGAAGCTGGGGTGGGGGACGCCTAGAATCTGAATTCATAGGGGAATCACTCGATTAGCAGACGGCCATGATCCAAGAAGTTGACCTGCAGCGCGCCAAGGAGCTCATCGGCGAGGGGATTCCGATCGTCGACGTGCGCGAACAGCGTGACTACGATTCGGCACACGTCCCGGGCGCCGTGCACATCCCATTAAACGACATCCTGATGGACACCTCGATCCTGCCCGAGGGCGACATTCTGTTCGTCTGCAACGTCGGCGTGACCAGCCGGGTAGCCTCGGAAATGGCGCTGGCCGCGGGCCGGGCGAACGTTTACAACATGTCAGACGGCACCAAGGGCTGGGTGGCCGAAGGCAACCCCGTCGACTCCGCCTGAGAGGCGCTGATTCGCCCCAAGGCCGGTTCCTCCAACTCCAAATTCGCTCAACCGCCGCGAAAGAAGGCCACTAAAGTGTTCACCCCCGATCAGGTACGCCGCTACAGCCGCCACATGCTCCTGCCCGAAGTGGGGCCGCTGGGCCAGAAAAAGCTGCTGGAAGCTTCGGTGGTCCTCATCGGCGCCGGCGGTCTCGGGTCACCGGCTGCCTATTACCTGGCCGCCGCCGGGGTCGGCAAGCTCGGACTGGTCGATCACGACGTGGTCGAGGATTCCAACCTGCAGCGACAGATCGTGCACGATACCGCCCGCGTCGGCGTGCCCAAGGTCGATTCGGCCCGCCAGACGCTGACCGGACTCAACCCGGACATCGAGGTGATCACCCACGACGAGGTGATCAACTCGGAGAACGCGATGCGGATCATCGCCGACTACGACTACGTCGTAAACGGCTGCGACAACTTCCCTACCCGCTACCTAGTCAACGACGCCTGCGTGCTCCTGGGCAAGACCATGATCGACGGTTCGGTCCTCAAATTCGAGGGCATGGTGTCGGTGTTCGCACCCGGTTGCGGCTGCTACCGCTGCATGTATCCGACTCCGCCACCCCCGGAACTGGCCCCCTCCTGCGCCGAAGCCGGGGTTCTGGGCGTAGTGCCCGGCGTTATCGGCTGCCTGCAGGCGGCCGAGACCATCAAGCTGATCCTGGGCTTGGGCGAATCACTTGAAGGTCGTCTGCTGACCTGGGACGCGCTCGAGATGGAATTTATCGCCTTCAAGACCAAACGCCGGACCGACTGCCCGGTGTGTGGCGACGATCCCGAAATCAAGGAGCTCATCGACTACGAGGAGTTCTGCGGCCTGCCGGCGCCACGCCAGGAGCGGGAGATAGCCGCGGTCGGAGCCGTCTAGCCAGCCGTGATCGAACTGCGCGGGGCCGCCGCGCTGGTTACCGGCGGCGGCACCGGATCGGGCAAAGCCTGCGCCGAGGCATTGGCGGCGGCGGGCGTTTCGGTATGCGTGAACTACTCGCGCTCGGCCGATGACGCCGAAGCCACCGCTGCCGGGATTCGCGACCGCGGCGGAAACGCCTTCGCCCACCGCGCCTCGGTCGCCGACGAGGACCAGGTGCGGGGAATGGTCGAGCGCACGGTGGCCGAATTCGGGCGCCTGGACATCGTCGTCAATTGCGCCGGAATCACCTACTTCGCGCCCCACGATCAGCTGGAGGCGCTTTCCGACGCGCAGTGGGACGAAGTCCTGAAGGTGAACCTGAGCGGCTCGCTTTACGCGATCCGCTGCGCGATCGAACACCTCAAGGCTTCGCCCTGCGGCTGCGTGGTCTCGCTCTCCTCGATCGCCGCGATATCCGGTAGCGGGAGTTCGATCCCCTACGCCGTCTCCAAGGCCGGCCAGATCACGATCACCAAGTCGCTGGCGCGGGCATTCGCGCCGGTCCGCTTCAACGCCATCGCGCCCGGGGTGATCCTGACCCGCTGGGTCGACGGCAAAGACGATTTCGTCGCCAATTACGTCGATCGCACCCTGCTGGGCCGGGCCTGCACCGCCGAGGACATCGGCCACGCCTGCCTGTTCCTGTGCCAGGCGCCCTCGATTACCGGGCAGACGCTCGTTATAGATTCCGGGTTCCTGCTGGGCCAGTAACCAAACTGCTTGACAATCGGCGAATATTTACTCAAGGACCGCCCCCGCGAGATTCGGAACAGCGAATTGGCCATCGCCACCAACGAAACTTCTGAGTGCGACGACCTGGCGTTCGCCGATTCGCGGCGCGCCGAACCGGCCGGTCGGGTCAGGTCCTCCGTGCAACGGCGCGGAATCCGGTGGCCATCCGACATCCAGGTTGTTTTCGACAAGGACCCGGCGGCCCGCAACATATTTGAGGTGCTGCTCTACCAGGGCCTGCACGCGCTGCTTCTGCACCGCCTGGCGCACGCCCTCTACCGACGCGGGATCCCGATCCTGCCGCGGTTGATTTCTCAGATCGCGCGGGTGATCACCGGCGGAATTGAAATCCACCCCGGCGCCAGGATCGGACGGCGGTTCTTCATCGACCACGGGTCCGGCGTGGTGATCGGGGCGACGGCCGAGATCGGGGACGACGTGATGCTCTACCACCAGGTCACCCTCGGGGCCACCGGCTGGTGGAAGGACGTGGGCAACGCGCACGGGCGCCGCCACCCCAAGATCGGTAACTGCGTCACGATTGGATCCGGCGCTTCGGTCCTTGGCCCGGTAACCATCGGCCACAACACCAAGATCGGGGCGATGGCGCTGGTAGTCGAGGACGTGCCGCCGCGCTCGGTGGTGGTGGCCCCGTCGGCCACCTACCTGGTCAAAGAGGGCCTGCGCACCTACGGACTGCGGATGCGTTCGTCCGACGTGCCGCCCGAATACCAGATCTGAGACCTTTCGGCCCCCCGCCGACGATCCTGGCCAAGCGGCACTGAAATGTTGATGTCCAAGCTGTTTGGGCGGACCCTGCGCGAGGATCCCGCCGGGGCGACCTCGGCCTCGCACCGCCTGCTGGTCCGTTCGGCCATGATCCAGCAGCTGGGGACCGGCATCTACTCCTATCTGCCGATCGGCTGGCGCGCGCTGGCCCGCATTGAAGCGATCATCGCCGAGGAGATGGACCGGATCGGCGGACAGCGGATTGAGATGCCGGTGGTCCATCCGGCCGACCTCTGGAAGCAGAGTCGGCGCTGGCACGACGTGGGCCCGGAGATGGTCCGGTTCCGCGACCGCATGGACCATGACATGGTGCTGGCGATGACCCACGAGGAGATAGTCGCCGACCTGGCCGCCGCACACGTTTCCTCCTACCGCGATCTACCCCAGCTCGTATACCAGATCCATACGAAGTTCCGCGACGAACCTCGGTCGCGGGCGGGGTTGATCAGGGTGCGCGAATTTGCGATGAAGGACGCATACAGCCTGCACTGCGACGAGGACGAGATGCGCGCCCTCTACCAGCGGGTAGTTGACGCATACGTGCGGGTGTTCAGGCGCTGCGGAATGGAAACGGTGGTGACCGAATCATCGACCGGCATGATGGGCGGATCAACGGCCCACGAATTCATGCTGCTCGACCCCAGCGGCGAGGACACGATCCTGATCTGCCCCGAATGCCGCTACACCGCCAACCAGGAAGTTGCAATATCGCGTCGGCAGTCCCCCGGCGACGCGGATCCGGAACCGCTGGAGGAAGTCTCGACCCCTGGGACCACCACCATCGAGCAGGTCGCAGACCTATTGGGCGTTGGCGCCGAATCTACCGCCAAGGCGGTCTTCTACGAAGCCGGCGACGAGCTTGTCTTCGCTGTGATCCGGGGTGACCGCGACGTCAACGAGGCCAAACTGGCGGGTCTGCTCAAGTCCCCGGTGGAGCCGGCC
This Chloroflexota bacterium DNA region includes the following protein-coding sequences:
- a CDS encoding metal-dependent hydrolase; translation: MDSARLKWLGHGTFRLTSPEGRSILIDPWLAGNPTCPADEHVQEGIDAILITHGHDDHVADLLSTAAANPGARVVAVLEAVWALAELGLPEERAVGMNLGGTVAVGGVSVSMVEAKHTTSLRVGDRIENAGIPVGYVIVLEDGRSVYFAGDTALFGDMTLIGELYRPQLAVLPIGGHFTMDGRHAARAARMLGCGYVVPCHYRTFPLLAQDADALVEGLGGASKPKVLELEPGQEIELPS
- a CDS encoding substrate-binding domain-containing protein, which codes for MSPKLGRWTGVGVVVALILVTTALTTLVNQAFFAPTDAGAAAPPQVDSLPDSGHAEDDPRAVEAAADPVATEPSAPTAASGLTAAADATADSGESGIAMGAAGDEESDAMEPEPGAGEIAPSIGTADAGRSHPSHTESPEPAPTLCVVADGDPEKLYWKFVEFHAERAADIVGVHLDYATHPEAAARVQAIEECVRSGAPMILATLADPQEIVPAMRAAAELGVRIASFGAGAEHADDAGSLIHVSIDDAAAARRAADQFTSAGVSGAVLCLIPNGVEESRRHICDELRLTFTGGAVDAHQLAATDPGRQIEDLLAAAPQTAGLLVLEADLLPHAIEAMANAQIAPVLGSIGEFPLNKLPFDQRDQIAFTVMDLARFEILLAAAALRLMHTYHPNARFFEGAMIFEGQPNVHTGGPRGGHERPASGVEPAPGSDGHDHSHDHVDGEGGEDHH
- a CDS encoding xanthine dehydrogenase family protein molybdopterin-binding subunit; amino-acid sequence: MAVVTGRPKEGATTGFKSIGTSPVRHDGVDKVTGRACYGADVFPGNLAYGAMLRSPHAHARIVSIDFSEALSLPGVLAVASASDLPQIDDHLAELGEGIDARISYKSQNMLAREKVLYDGHAIAAVAATDPHTAEFATRLINVEFELLPPLMSAAEAMAPGAPLIQPDVYTDHDGRQDEQPSNLAVHSLVGQGDPEAGFDAASLVLEREYSTATVHQGYIEPHNATARWLEDGQLEVWCSSQGAFAIRAELAELLDLSPARIRVHPMEIGGGFGGKLTSYLELPAALLARKCARPVKMTMSRSDVLRATGPTSASRTKVKVGVDDQGVITAARAEVVLESGMHPGSPLFQAMLMAFGPYWLENVEIEGWEVLVNKPHVHAYRAPGAPLTSFAVETLMNEIGDALGIDPLELRRRNAAVAGAWRADGTALPISGNVECLDAIEQSDHWQSPLGEPSGPGKARGRGFASGMWRNNTFESSLDLRLHADGSVTLTEGSVDIGGSRTSIALQLAEVLGVDVSTIQPVVVDTDSVGFNHSTGGSRTTNVTGQAAILAGRNLVAEMRERLAELWGADPENVEFSDGVFSESDRRIEFSDAAAQLAAAGQLPTATATVAPTVKAPSYAIHACDVEVDLETGKCDVLRWTVAQDAGRAIYPPYVEGQMQGAVAQGAGWALLEEYWYDDSGVMANDSLLDYRTPTALDLPLIEAIIVEVPNPAHPFGVRGVGEAPIVAAPAAAADAVARATGKRLRDLPISPPRVVSALRRPG
- a CDS encoding histidinol-phosphatase, whose translation is MTSTAEILAFALELADCADAIAMRTYRGDQEIARKSDGSFVTPADVEAEAVMRARIAERFPEHAVLGEEEGDDSAARDSSARWILDPIDGTHSYMRGIPVWATLIAFERGGTKEVGVVSAPALGTRWWAGRGLGAFRGSAGGQIHDEIEQIQVSSVDNLAEAQVSCGDIVATLDCWPGARGLLDVAWRVRAFGDFWGFCLVAEGSADVMIDGADLSPWDVAALIPIVEESGGRFTDADGTGDRAAGPQIATNGRLHDEVVRRLTESASQ
- a CDS encoding DUF3604 domain-containing protein; its protein translation is MNSDSRRPPPQLRPADAASRPFSGIIAPFDSELLGRAWIDPREPVAAGTFGTWRVTFVCGRAGMDDGAHIRICERQVCDWERPQFDRPADSGYTTAETDGDAEVELAWFETLNERPFRRTLQVTIANGSLRPGERVVVTYGDRSGGGPGRRAQTFREPQSEFQVLADPFGAQRYFPVADHPYLGVFGDLASAIELRCGSQFLCGEAIALHVRLVDKWGNSDEQASARVEIAADSPVRGLPAEIEFTPADAGAKVVSGISVPAAGTLRFRASSPGLPPARSNPVHVLESLPRGRRVRWGDMHGQSRESVGTLDAADYFRFARDDAFVEFVGHQANDFQITNEFLARLGQLTAALHQPGRFVPFFGWEWSGNTTTGGDRNVHFLADSGPLHRSSHALLREVDDAAGDACPVSELHELLAGRRDVLLVPHVGGRYANLDFHDPSLEPVVELHSAHGTFEWLGRDARARGLKVGYLCGSDVHVGRPGAARPAVKAGEDGLGVTGGLAAVVTDELSREAIFEALRERRCYGTTGVRILVSADANSHPIGADVPLAPGVPLSIAGFVDGTAPIQRIDLLRDWEPLESLRPRRSADSKRLRVTWCGAASRGRRRSVLWSGRARVAANRILSVEGVGFDHPAEGIDCSDGNQVRWTSVTEGDMDGVELELADTGGLLEFDAGGVQFELDLDRMGDCVHTHAVGEIERRVQIERVTSGGPELVEFDWEIDPADLCDGGYHLRIVQSDCNCAWTSPFYVTGVGD
- a CDS encoding rhodanese-like domain-containing protein, encoding MIQEVDLQRAKELIGEGIPIVDVREQRDYDSAHVPGAVHIPLNDILMDTSILPEGDILFVCNVGVTSRVASEMALAAGRANVYNMSDGTKGWVAEGNPVDSA
- a CDS encoding adenylyltransferase, translated to MLLPEVGPLGQKKLLEASVVLIGAGGLGSPAAYYLAAAGVGKLGLVDHDVVEDSNLQRQIVHDTARVGVPKVDSARQTLTGLNPDIEVITHDEVINSENAMRIIADYDYVVNGCDNFPTRYLVNDACVLLGKTMIDGSVLKFEGMVSVFAPGCGCYRCMYPTPPPPELAPSCAEAGVLGVVPGVIGCLQAAETIKLILGLGESLEGRLLTWDALEMEFIAFKTKRRTDCPVCGDDPEIKELIDYEEFCGLPAPRQEREIAAVGAV
- a CDS encoding SDR family oxidoreductase codes for the protein MRGAAALVTGGGTGSGKACAEALAAAGVSVCVNYSRSADDAEATAAGIRDRGGNAFAHRASVADEDQVRGMVERTVAEFGRLDIVVNCAGITYFAPHDQLEALSDAQWDEVLKVNLSGSLYAIRCAIEHLKASPCGCVVSLSSIAAISGSGSSIPYAVSKAGQITITKSLARAFAPVRFNAIAPGVILTRWVDGKDDFVANYVDRTLLGRACTAEDIGHACLFLCQAPSITGQTLVIDSGFLLGQ